AAGAGACTTTACGAAACACGGAAGGCAATACTCGAAAAGCTGATTGAAAAGGTGCTTCTCATGAGAGAGGCCAGGCTTATGGGACTGGAAGTGAGCAAAGGGGAAGTAACTTCCGCCGTCGATAATATTAAGCGAGAGAATAAGATCGGTCATGATGAGTTGGTACGGGCTCTGGCACAGGAAGGGATGACCTACGAAAAGTATGTAGATGAGTTGAAAGGACAGATCCTGAGATCGAAGGTGCTTGATAGAAAGGTTAGAGGCAGCATTAATATCAGTGATGATGACATCAGCTTTTATTATGAGAAAAATCGCGATATTTTTAAATCAGATGAAGAGATCAGGGTAAGGCATATCCTTTTTCTTGTTCCCAAGGAGGCGGGCGAGGAAAAGCTGAAGGAGGTAAAGACAAGAGCGGAAGCTGTTTTAAAACTTGCCAGAGGGGGAGAAAATTTTGAGGCGCTGGCAAAAAAACATTCCCAGGGGCCTTCCGCATCGTCAGGAGGAGACCTGGGGTATTTCAGAAAAGAAGATATGGTGAAGGAGTTTTCACGCGCCGCCTTTGCCTTGAACGTTAATGAGGTGAGTGACCTTGTCCTTTCTCCCTTCGGGTTTCACATTATAAAAA
Above is a genomic segment from Deltaproteobacteria bacterium containing:
- a CDS encoding peptidylprolyl isomerase, producing MKSIFLFILSALLLCSFPLHAEVFDRVVASIGDDAITLFDIDREAGPLLKQYKKDEKRLYETRKAILEKLIEKVLLMREARLMGLEVSKGEVTSAVDNIKRENKIGHDELVRALAQEGMTYEKYVDELKGQILRSKVLDRKVRGSINISDDDISFYYEKNRDIFKSDEEIRVRHILFLVPKEAGEEKLKEVKTRAEAVLKLARGGENFEALAKKHSQGPSASSGGDLGYFRKEDMVKEFSRAAFALNVNEVSDLVLSPFGFHIIKMMDRRGGKAVSFDDVKGKIKAILFSEEMEKGAKSYIEELKDTNDLKILL